In the Triticum aestivum cultivar Chinese Spring chromosome 2B, IWGSC CS RefSeq v2.1, whole genome shotgun sequence genome, gcttggtacccttgagctggttactcttgggtgtttgtacaccctagagcttgttcctcttgggtgccttggcgccctagacagttggagttgttcagagctcaatcattatggtgtaaagctccgggaaagtgtcgggtctccaattaggttgtggagatcgccccgagcaatttgacgggtaccggtgaccgcccccaagggttgccaaagtgtacggcttcggtgactgcccccaagggtcgccatttgtacgggttcggtgaccgccctcaagggtcccttagtggaatcacggcatcttgcattgtgcgagggcgtgaggagattacattGGCCCTagggcttcttggggagcattgtgcctccacaccgctccaaacggagattagcatccgaaagggtgtgaacttcgggatacatcgtcgtctccgcgtgcctcggttatctcttatccgagccctttacttatgcactttactttgtgatagccatattgttctttgtcatatatcttgctatcgcatagttgcttatcttgcttaccataagttgttggtgcacataggtgagcctagttgttttaggttttgtgcttgacaaattaaccgctaggtttattccgcatttgttctagcctcaaccgtaattattttaaagcgcctattcaccccccctctaggcgacatccatgatctttcaaagGTTCTGAAAGGTTGGGAATGCCAAGAAGCCTCAGAGTTATCCGGCAAAACTCAGGGGAaggattttgaaaatgagtgccaggaaggaataacagcacaaaaattaataacccaattttggggctgttacagcgcgctactgctaagtagcagtagcgccttattttaaacctcattgctggtaagattctgtgtataaggttttccctaatagTGCAAGCATGACAGCTTTCGTGCTTCAGTTTATTTTTAACAGAAATTTACCGTGTGTAACTAGAATTTGCCATCCTTGCATGACTGCAATTGCCATCGAAAAATGTCTGGGCCGGAGTGCCAAGCACCTGACGTGTGGCCCTTATCATTTGGATAATATTTTTCGATAAGAGATGCTTTTATTAACTCAAATATAGTATCTAACAGATGTACAACATAATAAGTAACATCATGCCTGTGTATcgttaagatgcacacagccaaacacaGACAGAGTGACAAGAGAAAATAAAAGCCGTCATATTATTGGGCACCAGTAAAGTCGGAAaggaccgacactatgcctatgtctaAGGAGGTGGTTGACCGATCCGGAGATTATGTTGCCATCCGTGTTGGAGAAAAACCTCCCTTACTACCCAGTCAACCGCGTGCACCCCATTTTGAACAACCGTTGTGACTCTGTTCGGTGTAGTATGGACCACATACGAAGCCCGTGTATACCACAAAAAATCACCTGCAAAGAAGTAGAGTTTTGGTCATTGaacaccaaatcatttctacatagccataACGACTATAATAATGCTGACGCTCCCACCTTTATTAGCAAATCAATTGTACCTTGGAGACAATCTAAATGACATCTTCGAATAAGACCTTGGAGATATGGCAATCAATTGTGTCATGTGGGCAAAGGGTGACGTAGTTGAAGCTCTTCACCACGTGCATAAAAGTCTGCCTGGTCAGTCCGCTGACACCGTTGCAGCTCTGAAGAACATGTTGAGTGAGTTCTCGCATATCCAAATCCACTTGTCGGTCTATATCCTCTATGTTTTCCATTTTTTGTCCACCCTGATCGAATCATTACAAAGTATTGTTGTGGGTTAATTGAGAAATCGATCATGCACATCTCGAACAAATGGTTATATATAAACTCTATAGGAATTAGTTATACTGCACGTATGTAGATACCAACCTGTGAAAGAACCCTAGATGAAAGTTTGCGGCATATGGAAGAGGTGAGCCCCTCGAGCTGGGTATACTCCGAAATGTTCAGTTGCTGTTGGGTCGAGCCATGCCTTCCTGAGCAGACCTCGACTGTGCGAACTAACAGCAACGCTGTACTCCATTCACATGGTCCACTGCTCTCCTTTGCAGTCCATGTCGTGAACCAGTCCTTCCACTGCATATGCCATAATCAAATTAAGTTTTTTTTCTTATTTATACACTCCTTGACAGTTTTTTTAACATTGAACATATATGTTTGGCAAACAGTAACATGATAGATATCAAATGAATTTGAGCTCACAGCTTCGCGAAGAGTGTCGGCGGCATTGTCAAATTTGCTGAGGTCCATGATCAGCTCATTAACAACATGTGGTATGCTATTTTCTACTGAATCCATTGCCCCCCTGCATGCACACGCACATGTTATCATTATTGTAGATAGATAATGGGCCGGAAGAGTATTATTACTCTTCCATGCACGTTATGATGATACGTAAATTTTATGATAAAACAAATAGAAGCTAGCTATTGGCAGTAGTTTTACTAGTATGATTATTTTCAGTTCTTTGTAGAGGAaaatcgttttttttttttgctttggaAAATGAGACAAAATTAAAGAAGTGTCCTACAAAAAAGGGAACAAAGAAATGAGCTGCATCAAACCTTGCTAGATTGTGGCTGTGGCCGGGAGTGAGGATAGCACTGAGCCGTTCCCTCAACTCGGGAGCGCAACCGTTGCGTTGGAAGTAGGAGGAGACAGCCTCAGCGAGCATCGCCGTGCGAGCCCATGCCAGGCGCTCTGCTGCTCGGGTCGGCTCAAAGATGTTTGCTGCCGCTAAGAAGTAAGCTCTGAGTGCGCTATTTGCGGACACACCATACATTTCCAGATTATTCCTCTCATACCACCTGCTTACACATATGTATTGTATGCATCTTGGTGTTAGAATCTATCAATATGATATgtactactccatccgtcccataatataagagcatttttaacactaatgtagtgtcaaaaatgctTTTATATTATGGGCAAAGGAACTAGTTTCCAATATATTGCAAATTTGACAGACTCACCTTTTCAGGCCATGCCACTCAAGTCGGCACATTCTCTGGAAGTTGGTGAAATCAGCTTTCGCCGCCTCTAGGTACAGGTCATTGTTGACGAGAGGCATTCTGAAAGGTTGGCCGTGTTAGCGATAAAGACAGATAGTGTGTCACTCAAATTACAATCGTAATAGCCCCTCAACACGAAAATAGGTTACTATAATTACCTATAGAGGACCTTCCCAATCCACACGTCATCGCCGCCCCCATATTGCTCCAGATAGAACCTTGTTTCGACTCGTGGCAAGCTTGCTTTCCAGGGGAAGTCCAGTGCGTATTCTACCTCGCCTGGCAAATCCTTGGGGATGACCCACTTGTCGTTGAGTTTGTTGGAGGCTCGCCTCTCTTGGAGGAATGCGCGGCCAAACTGCTCGGCCCGCCGAAGGACGTCGTCCTTCTCGCCGGGAAAAGCGACCTGGGTGGCGCGGTATGTGTTGTAAATGGCCGTGACAGATTGGCTCGACTGCCTAGGGAAGCAGAAGAATTCGCCGTCCTTTTCAAATTTCTTCAGTGCGCCTGCGTAGATATATACATGAACACGATCAAACCAGAGAGCAAGTATATGAATCACATGTACGAATATATGCGTGTGTCTTCTGTAAGACTTATGTTAGCAAAGGCTACAAATTTACATGGATTGACGTGGTAGCCGTTTAAACGGAGGAGACGGAAACCCATCGCGGTATCATCGATATCCGCTGCTGAGCACGACCCTGCGTGGCTCAGTCCATCGTCTTCAACCTGAGTCCAATGCCTGTTTAAAGTATATAAGGTTGTCCGTATAAGTTAACCATAGTTTCGCTTTCGTACGAAGAAAAGATACGCATGCTTTTCACTTATTCTAGAAACGGAAGCTTCACAAATAGAGTGATGAAACTCTTTAACTTAATTAAGAAATTCAATAACACTCTGAAAAAAGTCAAATTTTACACAAAACCGAAATTCATAGCACAGATCTCAAAGCAACCGTAAACAGTAGATGCATCATGCACAGTGCACGATCCCATGCACGGTAGAGAAAGCACTCTGGTCAAACATGCGGCAAATTATATAGAGATGCTAGGGTTAAGATTATGGAAATAGCTAGTTATTATGCGTTACCTGTAAGTAAAATCTAAGCACTCCTTGATTTCACTTGTGAAGTGCCTCGATATGCCCAGACGCGTCAACCGATCAACGGCCCATAAACGCTCGTACAAATCCACAGGATAGACACAGGGCGCTGAAATGTAGGGAAGGAGAATAAACAAGAACTTATTTAAACGTTGGTATATATATTCAAAATACAGTCTCTTTTCGAGCATTTGTAAATTCAATGTCGTGTCGCATTATACTGCAGCTTACCTCCCCCATCAAACTTTTTGACGATTTCATCTATGTATTTGAGGCATTTTAGGTCGCCTGTTTCCTTCAAAGCACGAGCTGTTGCTGCAGGTGATGTTCTGAAGGAACCATCTGAACACTTCAACTTAAGCAGCCTTTGCCAGTCCAAGTCCACCATTCCCTCGACACTGTGAAGTAGAGTCGTTGGTATACTGTGCAGTATATCCAAAGGAATCCTACAGTTTGAGATCAgctgattaattaattaagtttagCAAATTGGATGCATAAAGAATGAGGATTGCGTAGATAGTATTTGCGCCCCCATTGCAACGCATACACAGTTATCTAGCAGTAGTAAATAATATATGTAAAAGGTATAGAACCACGTGGTTATGCGTACTTGCTGAGCTTTTGGTTTCTCTGGGAATATATTGCGTCCAAGGCAGGGTGATCATAAGGAATGTCAAGACCCAGGTCCCTGGCCATGCATAGGAGCGAGGGGAAGCTAATCTCGAAGCCTATTAGCGTCCAGTCTTCTTCTTGTTCGGCCAACCTCCACATATTTTCTCTGATAAACTTCAAGCCTACAATAAACACGATCCAGTCTACGTAAGAGACTTAGAAGACGTGGGTAAATCTAAAGCAGCGGTGCAGAAGATTTCATCCTAGCCCAACAACAATGAAGCAAGGTACGTACGTACCTTTCTCGCACTTGTCAACGTGAAGGTTCCATGACGTCAAGGCCACAACACATGCTAGGGTGTTCATAATCCGGTCTTGGATCAGGAAAAACGAGCTCTCACCCCACGAACCATCGGGCAGCTGGTTTTGAACGATCCAGTCAATGCTGGAGGGGAACTGAGGTCCATCACCTCCATCTAGATCCCCGACAAGGGCGACGAAGGCGGTGTCGTAGGGCGAAACGGTTATCTCGCCTCCACCCATGGAGCTCATCCCTGCTCTGATGGTGTCGATCATGAGTGCAAGCTCGCTTGGGTCATGGTGAGCCTTGATCGAGTTGTAATATGTTTGTTAGTTTAATTATAAGCGCAAATCATCGTGCTGTCAAAGTGAattgcatgcatgtatacgtaccatGTGTCGACTTCCACCTTGTACGTCCACTGGTGCTAGTTGTGGGTCTATCTTTTGGTTTCTTGGACGATCTTGCGCCTGTGCTGGGCCCGAGGTTTGCACATTCACCACGCCCCCTGGAAAGCAAAGGAGGAAGTCAAAGTAGGGAAAAGCGGGTGTATAAAAATCGTACAAGATTAAATACAGACGTATGCCTTGatatttcctcaaaaaaaaaaacctatGCCTTGATATGAAAACCACTGCTATACTAAAAGGAACAGTTGATTGTCTCAAAAGGAAGAacggtttttttttttttgcgagggaaaAGGAAGAACAGTTAATCTATAGTATTGTTCATCAAGTGAATAATTGACTTCACGTAAGGTGATAAGGTCGTCTATGTAATTACCACGTCGTCGGTGTCGAGCTTGTAGCATCAGGAGACTTTGTTGTCTCCATGGCACGTTTGCCTGTCGGACATAGGATGCGGTGCAGAGGTTACCGTTAAACACCTGCATCTTCGCTCGTCCTCACGCAGCAAATCTCTCCCTATTACTTCTGTGTTTCTcgctctctatctatctctctccctctcacccgtcGATCTGTAGTATTTATACCGGAACCCGCGGGACGCGCATCATTTAAGTAAGTCGTAGGCATGCGTGGAGCAGAGTTGCAAGTGACTTCCACGAAGCAACTCCCACGTTCTCAGAAAACTCCACGGCAGCCCCAGAAATCTCTTGTCTGTATTTTCATGCTGCAGTAGATGGTTAAACCTTACAGTTCAGCAACATAAACCAATCTAGACAATGGCTACTCTTCGCAGCAAGCCAATTCCCAAACGGAAAACACAACAAAGAGGTTTTCCTAAGCTAATATGCCCATTTCAGTTTACGCTTATTTTAGAGCCCATGAGTTATGCCACCTCATCCCATTTAGCTTTACAAACTAATTGCATCATGCGTCTTCTATACACACTTTCCTTATCCCGCACTAGTGAGTGTTTATTCCTAAGAGCATGTATGATGTGATAATATGCAATTTCCAGTATATTATTATTCAAATATTCCAGTTCTTACAATCAAGTCTCATTGTAACATATTGCAACCAAATCTCATCACAACGCTTCAGGTATCATCTGGTTGTACTAATAGAGTAACTATCATTGAATAATGGTTAATCTATTAGAACTTTTTAGATGATATATTCGTGCTCCAAATTACATATTTGTGGTTGTGATTTATACCACAAAAGTTACATATTAATAGTCTTATTCTTGGTCAAAATATTTATTCTAATGAAACCTAATATGCAATGTATTTTGATATGCAGGAGATACCTCCAAAACTTCACCTCACATGGTTCCCTTGAGAAGGTTCTGAAATTCAAGAATCGAATTTCGATTCTAGAAACATATAATAGTGTTTGGATGCCACAATAATTCGAATTACAAATTCCACATCCAATTTCACCAATTTATAATGTGACCAAACCAATTATTTACTATTATTAAAGAACTGCTAGAATATGTATATATGCACACATGGACTCGCCAAAATGAACAAAATTGCTCCTCTATGTACCGAGTCATCTCTGAACTGTAAGATAGTTTGGGAAAAATTAAAGGCGTGATTGAGGGGTTGAAGCTTTAAATGCCAAAATTTTACAAAAGGTATATGCATGTACATACGTCGGGCCCACTTGCATCAATTTATCTGCCAATAGGCTCAAAGTTGCTTACACGAGGGCAATGCTTACCAAATTTCAAAGGATTCGGCGCAAATTTCATAATGTCAATGCAGGACTAAAAATCTTGATCCTGGTTTTATGAAAtccatatgtatatatataggtgTGCAGGATCCACTTGCACGAACTGCTCTCAACGAATAAGATGCAAGTTGTCACCCCACCCGTGGACATTGCCCATAAAATTTCAAACAATTTCTAAAATATTTCCTCTGTGAAACATGATGTTAATTAAAATTTTATAAATGCACAAATCTTACGAAAGTACTTACTAGAGATAAAAGTGCTAGTGCTAGTGAATAAGTTTGCCTTTCCGTTTTCGCTATTTGTAGCCCTAGTAGAGAtaaaaaatgctttatgttcttTCGCCAAAAGAAAAATGTGATTTATGTTCTCTCAAAGAGCACAGCCCACACGGTTGATGATATTTTATCGGTCCATGCACTTTGGTGCTCGTGACCTCCCGAAAGAGCCTAATTGATCGATAGTGGCTGGGGCGTCGGAAAATCCCGAGGCAGTTCGTGTCCAATCACGTCAGCTGCAGCGCTCTCCTTTTTTCTTGCCCTTTCTCCGGATCCGAATTCCGAACCCAACAAAATAAGAAAACCTTGCTGCGTCAAACTACTCCTTCCTGTTCAAAGCAAAATATCTGATGCATGCGTATTTTCTCTTTGTCTAACAACGTGCGACGACGATCG is a window encoding:
- the LOC100286848 gene encoding syn-copalyl diphosphate synthase, chloroplastic codes for the protein MQVFNGNLCTASYVRQANVPWRQQSLLMLQARHRRRGGVVNVQTSGPAQAQDRPRNQKIDPQLAPVDVQGGSRHMAHHDPSELALMIDTIRAGMSSMGGGEITVSPYDTAFVALVGDLDGGDGPQFPSSIDWIVQNQLPDGSWGESSFFLIQDRIMNTLACVVALTSWNLHVDKCEKGLKFIRENMWRLAEQEEDWTLIGFEISFPSLLCMARDLGLDIPYDHPALDAIYSQRNQKLSKIPLDILHSIPTTLLHSVEGMVDLDWQRLLKLKCSDGSFRTSPAATARALKETGDLKCLKYIDEIVKKFDGGAPCVYPVDLYERLWAVDRLTRLGISRHFTSEIKECLDFTYRHWTQVEDDGLSHAGSCSAADIDDTAMGFRLLRLNGYHVNPCALKKFEKDGEFFCFPRQSSQSVTAIYNTYRATQVAFPGEKDDVLRRAEQFGRAFLQERRASNKLNDKWVIPKDLPGEVEYALDFPWKASLPRVETRFYLEQYGGGDDVWIGKVLYRMPLVNNDLYLEAAKADFTNFQRMCRLEWHGLKRWYERNNLEMYGVSANSALRAYFLAAANIFEPTRAAERLAWARTAMLAEAVSSYFQRNGCAPELRERLSAILTPGHSHNLARGAMDSVENSIPHVVNELIMDLSKFDNAADTLREAWKDWFTTWTAKESSGPCEWSTALLLVRTVEVCSGRHGSTQQQLNISEYTQLEGLTSSICRKLSSRVLSQGGQKMENIEDIDRQVDLDMRELTQHVLQSCNGVSGLTRQTFMHVVKSFNYVTLCPHDTIDCHISKVLFEDVI